A DNA window from Cydia pomonella isolate Wapato2018A chromosome 18, ilCydPomo1, whole genome shotgun sequence contains the following coding sequences:
- the LOC133527516 gene encoding putative GPI-anchor transamidase, giving the protein MLISKTFFFALTLIASVPCIFAIEIPEKFQKSNHTNNWAVLVDTSRFWFNYRHVANVLSIYRSVKRLGIPDSQIILMISDDMACNPRNPRPATIFNNAHEQINVYGDDVEVDYRGYEVSVENFVRLLTGRLPPDTPRSKRLLTDEGSNILIYLTGHGGDGFLKFQDSEEVTSQELADALEQMWQKRRYNEIFFIIDTCQASSMYEKFYSPNILATASSLVGEDSLSHHVDSAIGVYIIDRYTYYVLEFLENVHPNTHRTMSEFLAVCPKSACLSTVGVRRDLFKRDPSRVPITDFFGSVRPVVVTTDPIDILDIPKRKRKTEPGLKPTLPEKRSYLPQFPVHLVETN; this is encoded by the exons ATGTTGATATCAAAAACCTTTTTCTTCGCCCTTACGCTCATAGCTTCAGTGCCATGTATATTCGCAATAgag ATTCCAGAGAAGTTCCAAAAGTCAAACCACACTAATAACTGGGCTGTATTAGTAGACACGAGCAGGTTTTGGTTCAATTACCGGCATGTAGCGAACGTGTTGTCTATTTACCGGAGCGTCAAGCGGCTCGGGATCCCGGACAGTCAGATTATCCTCATGATATCGGACGACATGGCGTGTAACCCGCGAAACCCGCGCCCGGCCACCATATTCAATAATGCTCATGAGCAGATCAATGTGTATGGAGATGATGTTGAAGTGGATTATAGAGGTTATGAG gttTCTGTTGAGAATTTTGTCCGTCTCCTAACTGGGCGCCTGCCCCCTGACACTCCTCGCTCCAAGCGCCTTCTCACCGACGAGGGCAGCAACATACTGATCTACTTAACTGGACATGGTGGAGACGGGTTCCTCAAGTTCCAGGACTCAGAGGAGGTGACTAGCCAGGAGCTGGCTGATGCCCTTGAGCAGATGTGGCAGAAGAGAAG gTACAATGAGATTTTCTTCATAATAGACACATGTCAAGCATCatctatgtatgaaaagttCTACTCGCCCAACATTTTAGCCACTGCTAGCAGTTTAGTTGGTGAAGATTCACTTTCA caTCACGTGGACTCCGCGATCGGCGTGTACATCATAGACAGATACACATACTATGTGCTGGAGTTCCTTGAGAATGTGCATCCCAATACACACAGAACTATGTCAGAATTT CTAGCCGTATGCCCTAAAAGCGCGTGCCTGTCCACGGTGGGTGTCCGCCGCGACCTGTTCAAGCGCGACCCGAGCCGGGTGCCCATCACCGACTTCTTCGGGTCCGTGAGACCCGTCGTCGTCACCACCGACCCCATAGATATACTGGATATACCTAAGAGGAAGAGAAAGACTGAGCCAGG ACTGAAACCCACGTTACCAGAGAAGCGCAGTTACCTGCCGCAGTTCCCAGTGCATCTGGTGGAAACTAACTAG